The genomic DNA TCTGTTCCACCTTCTTCTTGCCTGCGCGGGGACCCTCCCGAAGGGAGCGAATCAGCGCGATGCGACAAACGATGTTGGGCGTCAGCCCGGTGCGCCCCTTCAAGATCTTTAGCTTGTCAGTCGCGGCCTGCGAGATATGCATGCGCTTAGGCAACATTCGCGACCTCCTTGCTCTTCCAGAAGTAGCCCTCTTCCATCGTCGTGCTCCTCTCGACGGAGTCAAAGTTCAAATGGAATGCGTGTGAAACGCTTGACTTGAGGCCGTCATAGAACCGCTGGTCCACTTCAGTGTCCGTCGAAAGCACGATGACCTGGTGACTCGCCCGAGGGAAATAGGCCTCCACAAGCTTCTCCCGATGCTTGCTATCGAGCCGGCCGAGCGGTGTGTCGATGATGATCGGCAGGCTTCGTCCCGACGCCTTTCCCAAAGCCTCCAGCATTGAAATCGCGAAGATTTGCTTTTCCCCGGCCGAGAGGCGCGCTTTGGGAATCTCATTGCCCTGCTGATCAAGCAACCTCACCACAAACGTCGACTCGTCGATCGCTGCGTCCGCGATCATGTCGTCCTTGCGGGAGAGCCTTTGAAAGGCGGCCAGGAAATGCCGACGAAGCTCCTGGCACTTACGATGTCCAGCTCGCTGCTTGAATTCGCCGAGGACTTCCTGAACACTCTCAGCCAAGTAGTCCGCCCGCAGTGTGATCCCGTCCACCTGCGAATCCTTTTCAAGCTTCCTCTTCTTCCTCGTGATATCAATCGCTTGCCAGAGCTTACGCCGGATCTCCTGCAACACCTCCTGCTTTCTGGCTTCCAGCCGATTGACGACCTCCATGGATTCTTCCAACGCTCGGAACGCTTCCTGAATGGATTCATCAGACGGCGCATGCGCCAACCTGTCCTGTTCTTGGGCCTCCTGCTCTGACAACTGTTTGAGGCCCTTCTGCAACTCGGCGAGCTGGTGCTCCACCATGGGAACAGTCGCCGTAAGCGTGTTCAGCAATTTGTCCGCTTCGCTTCCAGTGAGCCCGTGAATGATCTTCGAAGGCGCTTCTGGTGGCGCACACACTTCTCGCACCCATTCGTCGATTGATCGGTTCACCACTGGGCGCCATCCACTTGATCCTTTGACCGCGACCAACCGCTTCTTCAACTGGTCCACCGACGACTTGATGGAGCCGGAAATAGCCTTGGCTTCCAGCGCCTTCCGCTCTGACAGGACGGTGCTGACCAAATGTTGCCGCAGCTCCCCGGCAAACATGAAAACGCCCGGACCCGAAAGGAGTTCGCGGATTTGCTCGTCCCGGCTGGCGCGGTCTTCCTGAATGCCTTTGAGCCTCGCCTCCACCTGAGTTCGATTGATAGCCCAAGCGCCTCCCCGATCGGACAGCTTTGACCGCATCCGCTCCTTGGCGGCAATTGCCTGGTCGAGCTGAGGCTGCAAGGCCTGCTGCATTTCCGCTTGGGCCTTGTCGATCTCGGATATCAGTTGGTCGTAGGCCTCGTGAAGTGAACGCAACTTTGTCCGCACATCGTCGGGGGTACTGGCCGCTCGTCGGGCCCGGACGAACGAGGTCAAGTCGGCTGCCAGTCGGTCCGCTATGTCAAGTCCGAGCAGGCGCCGAATGGCGTCGCTGAGCACTTCGTCAGCATCGTCTCGAGCTAGATCGGCAATCTGCTCGCCGTCAAAGAAGAAGAATTGCGAAATGCCGGATGGAATCAGTTGCGAGAGAAAGCCTTGAGCTTGGTCGTCTACCAACCAAGGCTCATCGACTTCGTTCTTGAATAGGCGCAAGGACTCTTGAACCGAACTTCCCTTGCCCACCCAAACGCGCTGAACCCTGTATCGAAGAGTCTCGCCCAATCGTGCGTAGCTGAAAACAAGCTCGACCGACGCGCGATCCGCGGCGACCAGCTGCGTTGGCGACGCATGAATCAACTGCGCCAGGATGGCCGCGTACTCCTTCTCTGTCAGGGGCAGGTCGAAACCTTGTCGGCCATACAAGGCTAGGCGGACAGCCTTCAGAATCGTTGTTTTCCCCGCGCCATTCAACCCACCAAAGAGTACGATGGTCCGTTTGGAACCGTACTTCGTGCGCGGGGCAAGGTCGAAGGAATGACTACCTCTATAAGTGCCGAAGTCGTTGAGGATGAGCCGCTCAATTAGCATCGCCGATCACCTTCCCAATGTCGGCGTAACGCTTCTGTAAGTCTCTCTCCTGGTCATCGTAGCTGCTGACCCGATTGATCCAATCCGTTTGTGAGGCGATGGCTTGCTTGTCGTCCGCCCAGTCTCGTGAGAGCAGGTCCTGCAGCTCCTTCTGCAAGCCCGACCTTCGTGCGTGCCCTTGGTAGGAGACCTCAAGCTCAAGCAGCTTCATCAGCAGCTCCTTGGGCAGTCGCCTTTCCGAGCAGAGTTCAGCCACTACATTCGCGTCGTTCCCGTCAAAGACAAAGTCGTCGTCGGTTTTCCATGCAACGTCATTCGAAAACACCTGCCGATAGATGGCCGGCACCGAGTCTTCCCAGTCCGGCTCGTTCGGGTCGAGTCGCCATTCCTTGCGAATCTGCTCAAGTTCCGCCAGGCTAATGAGCTGTTCAGCATCCTCGGGATTCAAGTCGTAAATGGCTTTCTGAGTGGCCAGCAGCTCTTTCAGCAGATGCTTGCGATACTCCATTCGATAGGGCCCCAGTACGTGCTTTTCCTGCACCGTCTTGCCTTGCTCGTCCTTCTTGATGGAAATCGTCACCGAACCATCGCGTCGCCTTGCGCTGCGGAATTCGTGCTTTCGAGCGGGATCGGTCGTTCGGTAGAGCTCGTTCCGGAAATCACGCAATGGCGTCAACCAGGTATTGCCAGTTTCGATCAATCCGTCCATTGCGCGGTCCTTGGTCACGACCGTGCATACCCAGCATCCGAACCTTGAGTTTCCGCAGGATGGCGTGGACGTGTCGAGAACCAATGGGCACTCCCCCCCGTTCGACCCCTTATACAAATCAAACAGGGCTTGGTGATCACCGCCCCAGGGTGCCGGCCCGGAGAAGAGATATTCCCACACGTCGTCAGCGCTCCACTCATCGATAGGGGTGAACACCAAGGCGTGGGGCAGACTCGTGTGTTTGCCAAGCCGCGAGCCGTCGATTCGATGCTTACGCATCACCTGGGCACGTGACGAGCTCTCCTGGAGGCGGGACCCGAGAACTACGACCACCTCACCAAACGCTGCAACCTTCTCCCGAATGAACTCGCTAGTCGGATCAATTTTCATCCGTTCGGTGCACCAACGGAATTGGCGGGTCGGAGCGGGATAGCCCTTGCCAATCAAGTTGACCCAGAATGTCTCGTCGATTTGGGGTGTCACCGGACTGGCAACTTCGATCGGAAGCGCCAATTCACTCGCCGCGAGTCGCATCTTGTCCAATGCATCATGGATCAAGTTGACCACCAGCGGCGTTTCGACCAATGTGTCTGAAGAGACAATAAATACCGGCTTGGTTCTCTCCAAAAGTGGGAGCTCCAGCAACGCCTCGAACACCAGTCGACAGACAGCTGTGGAGTCCTTTCCACCACTGAAGCCGATCACCCATGGGCGGTTGTCCGCCTTGTAGATGGTAAGGATATCTTCCTTACTTGTTATCACGCATTCCATCGATTACCTTTTAGATGTGAGCCGCTTCTTTGCAGGCAAGAGGGCTTCGAGCTCGAGATCTTCTGGCGACAGTGGTAGCCCCAGAACGGACTTCACGTAGTTTGCCGCCAGATGGACGTTGGTCGCAGCTTTGCTAATCCTTCCGTGCACCATGGCGCGCCCCTCCCAAATCCCGATATTGGATCGCGACCAGTCGATCTTGCGCAGATAACGCAGGTCAGTTTTCCATTGCTTCGGTCGCCTTGATAGGAGTTCTGCGCCGGCATATGCGAGAGCCTGCAAGGCGACACCATGCGCGTGAACATACTCTTGGCGAAGTTCCGCCGTGGCAACGTCTTTTGTGCGAGCCCGCTGCCAGTCCGGTATTTGATCGCTGACCTCATCCCAATACTCTTTCGCGACCATGCGGTCCGTCGAGCTGAACTCGTCCCTCGGATGCTTTCGGAGCAGTGCCCGGCTCGCGTGCTTGATGCTGCTCAGGGTGAATAGCTTGACGGAGCGGTTGGAAATCGTCGATTTCTCCATCTCCGTCAAGCCTCTGAATGCCCTGCATTCGGACGCGAGGTATCGAGCAAGCTCCGAACTGGGATCGCGATGGTCATACAGAGTTGATAACGAATAGCTCGGACGAACGGCGTATTTGTTGAGATCCGCGAACATC from Variovorax sp. PBL-E5 includes the following:
- the dndD gene encoding DNA sulfur modification protein DndD, encoding MLIERLILNDFGTYRGSHSFDLAPRTKYGSKRTIVLFGGLNGAGKTTILKAVRLALYGRQGFDLPLTEKEYAAILAQLIHASPTQLVAADRASVELVFSYARLGETLRYRVQRVWVGKGSSVQESLRLFKNEVDEPWLVDDQAQGFLSQLIPSGISQFFFFDGEQIADLARDDADEVLSDAIRRLLGLDIADRLAADLTSFVRARRAASTPDDVRTKLRSLHEAYDQLISEIDKAQAEMQQALQPQLDQAIAAKERMRSKLSDRGGAWAINRTQVEARLKGIQEDRASRDEQIRELLSGPGVFMFAGELRQHLVSTVLSERKALEAKAISGSIKSSVDQLKKRLVAVKGSSGWRPVVNRSIDEWVREVCAPPEAPSKIIHGLTGSEADKLLNTLTATVPMVEHQLAELQKGLKQLSEQEAQEQDRLAHAPSDESIQEAFRALEESMEVVNRLEARKQEVLQEIRRKLWQAIDITRKKRKLEKDSQVDGITLRADYLAESVQEVLGEFKQRAGHRKCQELRRHFLAAFQRLSRKDDMIADAAIDESTFVVRLLDQQGNEIPKARLSAGEKQIFAISMLEALGKASGRSLPIIIDTPLGRLDSKHREKLVEAYFPRASHQVIVLSTDTEVDQRFYDGLKSSVSHAFHLNFDSVERSTTMEEGYFWKSKEVANVA
- the dndC gene encoding DNA phosphorothioation system sulfurtransferase DndC is translated as MECVITSKEDILTIYKADNRPWVIGFSGGKDSTAVCRLVFEALLELPLLERTKPVFIVSSDTLVETPLVVNLIHDALDKMRLAASELALPIEVASPVTPQIDETFWVNLIGKGYPAPTRQFRWCTERMKIDPTSEFIREKVAAFGEVVVVLGSRLQESSSRAQVMRKHRIDGSRLGKHTSLPHALVFTPIDEWSADDVWEYLFSGPAPWGGDHQALFDLYKGSNGGECPLVLDTSTPSCGNSRFGCWVCTVVTKDRAMDGLIETGNTWLTPLRDFRNELYRTTDPARKHEFRSARRRDGSVTISIKKDEQGKTVQEKHVLGPYRMEYRKHLLKELLATQKAIYDLNPEDAEQLISLAELEQIRKEWRLDPNEPDWEDSVPAIYRQVFSNDVAWKTDDDFVFDGNDANVVAELCSERRLPKELLMKLLELEVSYQGHARRSGLQKELQDLLSRDWADDKQAIASQTDWINRVSSYDDQERDLQKRYADIGKVIGDAN
- the dndB gene encoding DNA sulfur modification protein DndB; this encodes MDDQGYFHSFPAVQGFQGKRPFFIAMCPLRMIPKLFMFDEEEVPAELRAQRSLNKNRIPAIAQYLVANPETYILSALTASVDGQVRFAPLDAGRNLSIGVLEIPMDARILINDGQHRRAAIEEALKESPALGQDNVPVLFFGDDGLLRSQQMFADLNKYAVRPSYSLSTLYDHRDPSSELARYLASECRAFRGLTEMEKSTISNRSVKLFTLSSIKHASRALLRKHPRDEFSSTDRMVAKEYWDEVSDQIPDWQRARTKDVATAELRQEYVHAHGVALQALAYAGAELLSRRPKQWKTDLRYLRKIDWSRSNIGIWEGRAMVHGRISKAATNVHLAANYVKSVLGLPLSPEDLELEALLPAKKRLTSKR